Proteins co-encoded in one Phalacrocorax carbo chromosome 5, bPhaCar2.1, whole genome shotgun sequence genomic window:
- the PRKAG3 gene encoding 5'-AMP-activated protein kinase subunit gamma-3 isoform X3, whose product MSALVLWPSCPYPSLPHSSAPSHQLPVPPGWRAAVLCAAPVGWGMGGSVGSTPTPPRKEGSETLQLSSPARTGAGLPTGFPEALCPREEVEEEEEEDRQRSPRPVTFTLGNEILGLGPESEFQSPDAEVYMHFMRSHCCYDAIPTSCKLVVFDISLEIKKAFVALVANGVRAAPLWDSKTQSFVGMLTITDFINILHRYYRSPLVQIYEVEEHKIETWREVYLQGSFKPLVYISPSDSLFDAVYSLIKHKIHRLPVIEPISGNVLHILTHKRILKFLHIFGSTIPKPRFLKKTVQELCIGTFRDVAVVPETAPIYAALEIFVDRRVSALPVINDAGQVVGLYSRFDVIHLAAQKTYNNLDISVREALRQRTTCLEGVLTCYPHETMEDIIDRIAKEQVHRLVLVDENQYPRGIVSLSDILQALVLTPAGTGLTPGPRWEHTARPPSPGSSHPLPGESSLVMGGHGAGTHCGTHLGVNWGGGAGPGAQLLPKGNDVFFGVMVMGNGLGTAPSPPVPPAVPSCWDWEWCVLTTPDMGSPYFPITVPSLTLSLVPTGVAVPGAARGAPGWPLPGQRPRPTPGLASKQGMEARPCCARGCRGRSEGHATGCPAQHWCPLGGLLPHVLSCSAGIDRASL is encoded by the exons ATGAGTGCATTGGTTCTCTGGCCATCCTGCCCATACCCCTCATTGCCCCACTCATCAGCTCCTTCCCAtcagctcccagtgcccccaggctggagagcagcagtgcTCTGTGCTGCCCCTGTGGGGTGGGGAATGGGGGGTTCTGTGGGGagcacccccactccccccaggAAGGAGGGCTCTGAGACCTTACAGCTCAGCTCACCAGCCAGGACTGGGGCAGGTTTGCCTACAGGGTTCCCAGAGGCCTTGTGCcccagggaggaggtggaggaggaggaggaagaggacagGCAAAGGAGCCCAAGACCTGTCACCTTTACACTGGGCAACGAGATACTGGGGCTGGGCCCGGAGAGTGAGTTTCAGAGCCCTGATGCTGAGGTCTACATGCACTTCATGAGGAGCCACTGCTGCTACGATGCCATCCCCACTAGCTGCAAGCTGGTTGTCTTCGACATCTCTCTGGAG ATTAAGAAAGCCTTTGTCGCACTGGTGGCCAATGGGGTTCGTGCTGCCCCACTCTGGGACAGCAAGACGCAGAGCTTTGTGG GGATGCTGACTATCACCGACTTCATCAACATCCTCCACCGCTACTACCGCTCGCCCCTG GTTCAGATCTACGAGGTGGAGGAGCACAAGATTGAGACCTGGCGAG AGGTGTACCTGCAGGGCTCCTTCAAGCCGCTGGTCTACATCTCCCCGAGTGATAG CCTTTTCGACGCTGTCTACTCCCTGATCAAGCACAAGATCCACCGCCTGCCTGTCATCGAGCCCATCTCGGGCAACGTCCTTCACATCCTGACGCACAAACGCATCCTCAAGTTCCTTCACATCTTT GGCTCCACCATCCCCAAGCCACGcttcctgaagaaaacagtGCAGGAGCTGTGCATCGGCACCTTCCGTGACGTGGCTGTCGTGCCTGAGACTGCGCCCATCTATGCCGCCCTGGAGATCTTTGTGGACCGCCGCGTCTCTGCCCTGCCTGTCATCAATGATGCTG GGCAAGTGGTCGGCCTCTACTCCCGGTTCGACGTCATT cacctggcAGCCCAGAAGACCTACAACAACCTGGACATCAGCGTGCGGGAGGCACTGCGGCAGCGCACCACCTGCCTGGAGGGGGTCCTCACCTGCTATCCCCATGAAACCATGGAGGACATCATCGACCGCATTGCAAAGGAGCAG GTCCATCGCCTTGTTCTGGTGGACGAGAACCAGTACCCACGGGGCATCGTCTCCCTCTCAGACATCCTCCAGGCCCTTGTGCTCACTCCCGCAG GGACAGGGCTCACTCCTGGGCCGCGCTGGGAGCACACGGCCCGGCCACCTTCACCTGGCTCCTCTCACCCACTGCCTGGTGAGTCCTCATTGGTGATGGGTGGGCACGGTGCTGGCACCCACTGTGGCACCCATTTAGGGGtgaactggggagggggggctggcCCCGGTGCCCAGCTGCTTCCCAAAGGCAATGATGTTTTTTTTGGGGTGATGGTCATGGGGAATGGTCTTGGGACAGCCCCAAGCCCACCAGTtcccccagcagtgcccagctGCTGGGACTGGGAGTGGTGTGTGTTAACGACACCAGACATGGGATCCCCATATTTCCCCATCACGGTGCCTTCACTCACCCTATCCCTGGTGCCCACAGGCGTGGCTGTGCCAGGAGCTGCTAGGGGGGCACCAGGATGGCCCCTTCCAGGCCAGCGCCCCCGTCCTACTCCAGGGCTTGCATCCAAGCAAGGGATGGAGGCAAGACCCTGCTGTGCCCGTGGCTGCCGGGGCAGGTCGGAGGGCCATGCCACAGGgtgcccagcccagcactggtgCCCTCTGGGGGGGTTATTGCCTCATGTGCTCTCTTGCTCTGCAGGCATCGACCGAGCCTCACTCTGA
- the PRKAG3 gene encoding 5'-AMP-activated protein kinase subunit gamma-3 isoform X7, with amino-acid sequence MSALVLWPSCPYPSLPHSSAPSHQLPVPPGWRAAVLCAAPVGWGMGGSVGSTPTPPRKEGSETLQLSSPARTGAGLPTGFPEALCPREEVEEEEEEDRQRSPRPVTFTLGNEILGLGPESEFQSPDAEVYMHFMRSHCCYDAIPTSCKLVVFDISLEIKKAFVALVANGVRAAPLWDSKTQSFVGMLTITDFINILHRYYRSPLVQIYEVEEHKIETWREVYLQGSFKPLVYISPSDSLFDAVYSLIKHKIHRLPVIEPISGNVLHILTHKRILKFLHIFGSTIPKPRFLKKTVQELCIGTFRDVAVVPETAPIYAALEIFVDRRVSALPVINDAGQVVGLYSRFDVIHLAAQKTYNNLDISVREALRQRTTCLEGVLTCYPHETMEDIIDRIAKEQVHRLVLVDENQYPRGIVSLSDILQALVLTPAGIDALNS; translated from the exons ATGAGTGCATTGGTTCTCTGGCCATCCTGCCCATACCCCTCATTGCCCCACTCATCAGCTCCTTCCCAtcagctcccagtgcccccaggctggagagcagcagtgcTCTGTGCTGCCCCTGTGGGGTGGGGAATGGGGGGTTCTGTGGGGagcacccccactccccccaggAAGGAGGGCTCTGAGACCTTACAGCTCAGCTCACCAGCCAGGACTGGGGCAGGTTTGCCTACAGGGTTCCCAGAGGCCTTGTGCcccagggaggaggtggaggaggaggaggaagaggacagGCAAAGGAGCCCAAGACCTGTCACCTTTACACTGGGCAACGAGATACTGGGGCTGGGCCCGGAGAGTGAGTTTCAGAGCCCTGATGCTGAGGTCTACATGCACTTCATGAGGAGCCACTGCTGCTACGATGCCATCCCCACTAGCTGCAAGCTGGTTGTCTTCGACATCTCTCTGGAG ATTAAGAAAGCCTTTGTCGCACTGGTGGCCAATGGGGTTCGTGCTGCCCCACTCTGGGACAGCAAGACGCAGAGCTTTGTGG GGATGCTGACTATCACCGACTTCATCAACATCCTCCACCGCTACTACCGCTCGCCCCTG GTTCAGATCTACGAGGTGGAGGAGCACAAGATTGAGACCTGGCGAG AGGTGTACCTGCAGGGCTCCTTCAAGCCGCTGGTCTACATCTCCCCGAGTGATAG CCTTTTCGACGCTGTCTACTCCCTGATCAAGCACAAGATCCACCGCCTGCCTGTCATCGAGCCCATCTCGGGCAACGTCCTTCACATCCTGACGCACAAACGCATCCTCAAGTTCCTTCACATCTTT GGCTCCACCATCCCCAAGCCACGcttcctgaagaaaacagtGCAGGAGCTGTGCATCGGCACCTTCCGTGACGTGGCTGTCGTGCCTGAGACTGCGCCCATCTATGCCGCCCTGGAGATCTTTGTGGACCGCCGCGTCTCTGCCCTGCCTGTCATCAATGATGCTG GGCAAGTGGTCGGCCTCTACTCCCGGTTCGACGTCATT cacctggcAGCCCAGAAGACCTACAACAACCTGGACATCAGCGTGCGGGAGGCACTGCGGCAGCGCACCACCTGCCTGGAGGGGGTCCTCACCTGCTATCCCCATGAAACCATGGAGGACATCATCGACCGCATTGCAAAGGAGCAG GTCCATCGCCTTGTTCTGGTGGACGAGAACCAGTACCCACGGGGCATCGTCTCCCTCTCAGACATCCTCCAGGCCCTTGTGCTCACTCCCGCAGGTATCGATGCTCTTAACTCTTAG
- the PRKAG3 gene encoding 5'-AMP-activated protein kinase subunit gamma-3 isoform X5, which translates to MSALVLWPSCPYPSLPHSSAPSHQLPVPPGWRAAVLCAAPVGWGMGGSVGSTPTPPRKEGSETLQLSSPARTGAGLPTGFPEALCPREEVEEEEEEDRQRSPRPVTFTLGNEILGLGPESEFQSPDAEVYMHFMRSHCCYDAIPTSCKLVVFDISLEIKKAFVALVANGVRAAPLWDSKTQSFVGECQQCRLAPSPTCLQGVWALLPAPRVSAGMLTITDFINILHRYYRSPLVQIYEVEEHKIETWREVYLQGSFKPLVYISPSDSLFDAVYSLIKHKIHRLPVIEPISGNVLHILTHKRILKFLHIFGSTIPKPRFLKKTVQELCIGTFRDVAVVPETAPIYAALEIFVDRRVSALPVINDAGQVVGLYSRFDVIHLAAQKTYNNLDISVREALRQRTTCLEGVLTCYPHETMEDIIDRIAKEQVHRLVLVDENQYPRGIVSLSDILQALVLTPAGTGLTPGPRWEHTARPPSPGSSHPLPGIDRASL; encoded by the exons ATGAGTGCATTGGTTCTCTGGCCATCCTGCCCATACCCCTCATTGCCCCACTCATCAGCTCCTTCCCAtcagctcccagtgcccccaggctggagagcagcagtgcTCTGTGCTGCCCCTGTGGGGTGGGGAATGGGGGGTTCTGTGGGGagcacccccactccccccaggAAGGAGGGCTCTGAGACCTTACAGCTCAGCTCACCAGCCAGGACTGGGGCAGGTTTGCCTACAGGGTTCCCAGAGGCCTTGTGCcccagggaggaggtggaggaggaggaggaagaggacagGCAAAGGAGCCCAAGACCTGTCACCTTTACACTGGGCAACGAGATACTGGGGCTGGGCCCGGAGAGTGAGTTTCAGAGCCCTGATGCTGAGGTCTACATGCACTTCATGAGGAGCCACTGCTGCTACGATGCCATCCCCACTAGCTGCAAGCTGGTTGTCTTCGACATCTCTCTGGAG ATTAAGAAAGCCTTTGTCGCACTGGTGGCCAATGGGGTTCGTGCTGCCCCACTCTGGGACAGCAAGACGCAGAGCTTTGTGGGTGAGTGCCAGCAGTGCCGCCTGGCCCCTTCCCCTACCTGCCTGCAAGGGGTGTGGGCATTGCTGCCAGCCCCACGTGTCTCCGCAGGGATGCTGACTATCACCGACTTCATCAACATCCTCCACCGCTACTACCGCTCGCCCCTG GTTCAGATCTACGAGGTGGAGGAGCACAAGATTGAGACCTGGCGAG AGGTGTACCTGCAGGGCTCCTTCAAGCCGCTGGTCTACATCTCCCCGAGTGATAG CCTTTTCGACGCTGTCTACTCCCTGATCAAGCACAAGATCCACCGCCTGCCTGTCATCGAGCCCATCTCGGGCAACGTCCTTCACATCCTGACGCACAAACGCATCCTCAAGTTCCTTCACATCTTT GGCTCCACCATCCCCAAGCCACGcttcctgaagaaaacagtGCAGGAGCTGTGCATCGGCACCTTCCGTGACGTGGCTGTCGTGCCTGAGACTGCGCCCATCTATGCCGCCCTGGAGATCTTTGTGGACCGCCGCGTCTCTGCCCTGCCTGTCATCAATGATGCTG GGCAAGTGGTCGGCCTCTACTCCCGGTTCGACGTCATT cacctggcAGCCCAGAAGACCTACAACAACCTGGACATCAGCGTGCGGGAGGCACTGCGGCAGCGCACCACCTGCCTGGAGGGGGTCCTCACCTGCTATCCCCATGAAACCATGGAGGACATCATCGACCGCATTGCAAAGGAGCAG GTCCATCGCCTTGTTCTGGTGGACGAGAACCAGTACCCACGGGGCATCGTCTCCCTCTCAGACATCCTCCAGGCCCTTGTGCTCACTCCCGCAG GGACAGGGCTCACTCCTGGGCCGCGCTGGGAGCACACGGCCCGGCCACCTTCACCTGGCTCCTCTCACCCACTGCCTG GCATCGACCGAGCCTCACTCTGA
- the PRKAG3 gene encoding 5'-AMP-activated protein kinase subunit gamma-3 isoform X6 — MSALVLWPSCPYPSLPHSSAPSHQLPVPPGWRAAVLCAAPVGWGMGGSVGSTPTPPRKEGSETLQLSSPARTGAGLPTGFPEALCPREEVEEEEEEDRQRSPRPVTFTLGNEILGLGPESEFQSPDAEVYMHFMRSHCCYDAIPTSCKLVVFDISLEIKKAFVALVANGVRAAPLWDSKTQSFVGECQQCRLAPSPTCLQGVWALLPAPRVSAGMLTITDFINILHRYYRSPLVQIYEVEEHKIETWREVYLQGSFKPLVYISPSDSLFDAVYSLIKHKIHRLPVIEPISGNVLHILTHKRILKFLHIFGSTIPKPRFLKKTVQELCIGTFRDVAVVPETAPIYAALEIFVDRRVSALPVINDAGQVVGLYSRFDVIHLAAQKTYNNLDISVREALRQRTTCLEGVLTCYPHETMEDIIDRIAKEQVHRLVLVDENQYPRGIVSLSDILQALVLTPAGIDRASL, encoded by the exons ATGAGTGCATTGGTTCTCTGGCCATCCTGCCCATACCCCTCATTGCCCCACTCATCAGCTCCTTCCCAtcagctcccagtgcccccaggctggagagcagcagtgcTCTGTGCTGCCCCTGTGGGGTGGGGAATGGGGGGTTCTGTGGGGagcacccccactccccccaggAAGGAGGGCTCTGAGACCTTACAGCTCAGCTCACCAGCCAGGACTGGGGCAGGTTTGCCTACAGGGTTCCCAGAGGCCTTGTGCcccagggaggaggtggaggaggaggaggaagaggacagGCAAAGGAGCCCAAGACCTGTCACCTTTACACTGGGCAACGAGATACTGGGGCTGGGCCCGGAGAGTGAGTTTCAGAGCCCTGATGCTGAGGTCTACATGCACTTCATGAGGAGCCACTGCTGCTACGATGCCATCCCCACTAGCTGCAAGCTGGTTGTCTTCGACATCTCTCTGGAG ATTAAGAAAGCCTTTGTCGCACTGGTGGCCAATGGGGTTCGTGCTGCCCCACTCTGGGACAGCAAGACGCAGAGCTTTGTGGGTGAGTGCCAGCAGTGCCGCCTGGCCCCTTCCCCTACCTGCCTGCAAGGGGTGTGGGCATTGCTGCCAGCCCCACGTGTCTCCGCAGGGATGCTGACTATCACCGACTTCATCAACATCCTCCACCGCTACTACCGCTCGCCCCTG GTTCAGATCTACGAGGTGGAGGAGCACAAGATTGAGACCTGGCGAG AGGTGTACCTGCAGGGCTCCTTCAAGCCGCTGGTCTACATCTCCCCGAGTGATAG CCTTTTCGACGCTGTCTACTCCCTGATCAAGCACAAGATCCACCGCCTGCCTGTCATCGAGCCCATCTCGGGCAACGTCCTTCACATCCTGACGCACAAACGCATCCTCAAGTTCCTTCACATCTTT GGCTCCACCATCCCCAAGCCACGcttcctgaagaaaacagtGCAGGAGCTGTGCATCGGCACCTTCCGTGACGTGGCTGTCGTGCCTGAGACTGCGCCCATCTATGCCGCCCTGGAGATCTTTGTGGACCGCCGCGTCTCTGCCCTGCCTGTCATCAATGATGCTG GGCAAGTGGTCGGCCTCTACTCCCGGTTCGACGTCATT cacctggcAGCCCAGAAGACCTACAACAACCTGGACATCAGCGTGCGGGAGGCACTGCGGCAGCGCACCACCTGCCTGGAGGGGGTCCTCACCTGCTATCCCCATGAAACCATGGAGGACATCATCGACCGCATTGCAAAGGAGCAG GTCCATCGCCTTGTTCTGGTGGACGAGAACCAGTACCCACGGGGCATCGTCTCCCTCTCAGACATCCTCCAGGCCCTTGTGCTCACTCCCGCAG GCATCGACCGAGCCTCACTCTGA
- the PRKAG3 gene encoding 5'-AMP-activated protein kinase subunit gamma-3 isoform X4, with protein MSALVLWPSCPYPSLPHSSAPSHQLPVPPGWRAAVLCAAPVGWGMGGSVGSTPTPPRKEGSETLQLSSPARTGAGLPTGFPEALCPREEVEEEEEEDRQRSPRPVTFTLGNEILGLGPESEFQSPDAEVYMHFMRSHCCYDAIPTSCKLVVFDISLEIKKAFVALVANGVRAAPLWDSKTQSFVGECQQCRLAPSPTCLQGVWALLPAPRVSAGMLTITDFINILHRYYRSPLVQIYEVEEHKIETWREVYLQGSFKPLVYISPSDSLFDAVYSLIKHKIHRLPVIEPISGNVLHILTHKRILKFLHIFGSTIPKPRFLKKTVQELCIGTFRDVAVVPETAPIYAALEIFVDRRVSALPVINDAGQVVGLYSRFDVICQHNGVRGHVGGTERGHVSHSTWQPRRPTTTWTSACGRHCGSAPPAWRGSSPAIPMKPWRTSSTALQRSRSIALFWWTRTSTHGASSPSQTSSRPLCSLPQASTEPHSEDTREVQLSHLARGSLAGLWGHGRRLGPWRLSMGRACLPALVLGLVLSPGPDPASLGEAGSGEKRAQGCLPPVSTWRCLMGTVLRGAVSCPQLGAGTGMATLLPSCCWIWRFGCGSPCSVSTVLPVAPTAR; from the exons ATGAGTGCATTGGTTCTCTGGCCATCCTGCCCATACCCCTCATTGCCCCACTCATCAGCTCCTTCCCAtcagctcccagtgcccccaggctggagagcagcagtgcTCTGTGCTGCCCCTGTGGGGTGGGGAATGGGGGGTTCTGTGGGGagcacccccactccccccaggAAGGAGGGCTCTGAGACCTTACAGCTCAGCTCACCAGCCAGGACTGGGGCAGGTTTGCCTACAGGGTTCCCAGAGGCCTTGTGCcccagggaggaggtggaggaggaggaggaagaggacagGCAAAGGAGCCCAAGACCTGTCACCTTTACACTGGGCAACGAGATACTGGGGCTGGGCCCGGAGAGTGAGTTTCAGAGCCCTGATGCTGAGGTCTACATGCACTTCATGAGGAGCCACTGCTGCTACGATGCCATCCCCACTAGCTGCAAGCTGGTTGTCTTCGACATCTCTCTGGAG ATTAAGAAAGCCTTTGTCGCACTGGTGGCCAATGGGGTTCGTGCTGCCCCACTCTGGGACAGCAAGACGCAGAGCTTTGTGGGTGAGTGCCAGCAGTGCCGCCTGGCCCCTTCCCCTACCTGCCTGCAAGGGGTGTGGGCATTGCTGCCAGCCCCACGTGTCTCCGCAGGGATGCTGACTATCACCGACTTCATCAACATCCTCCACCGCTACTACCGCTCGCCCCTG GTTCAGATCTACGAGGTGGAGGAGCACAAGATTGAGACCTGGCGAG AGGTGTACCTGCAGGGCTCCTTCAAGCCGCTGGTCTACATCTCCCCGAGTGATAG CCTTTTCGACGCTGTCTACTCCCTGATCAAGCACAAGATCCACCGCCTGCCTGTCATCGAGCCCATCTCGGGCAACGTCCTTCACATCCTGACGCACAAACGCATCCTCAAGTTCCTTCACATCTTT GGCTCCACCATCCCCAAGCCACGcttcctgaagaaaacagtGCAGGAGCTGTGCATCGGCACCTTCCGTGACGTGGCTGTCGTGCCTGAGACTGCGCCCATCTATGCCGCCCTGGAGATCTTTGTGGACCGCCGCGTCTCTGCCCTGCCTGTCATCAATGATGCTG GGCAAGTGGTCGGCCTCTACTCCCGGTTCGACGTCATT TGCCAGCACAATGGGGTGCGAGGACATGTCGGGGGCACTGAGCGGGGCCAcgtctcccacagcacctggcAGCCCAGAAGACCTACAACAACCTGGACATCAGCGTGCGGGAGGCACTGCGGCAGCGCACCACCTGCCTGGAGGGGGTCCTCACCTGCTATCCCCATGAAACCATGGAGGACATCATCGACCGCATTGCAAAGGAGCAG GTCCATCGCCTTGTTCTGGTGGACGAGAACCAGTACCCACGGGGCATCGTCTCCCTCTCAGACATCCTCCAGGCCCTTGTGCTCACTCCCGCAG GCATCGACCGAGCCTCACTCTGAAGACACCAGGGAAGTGCAGTTGTCTCATCTGGCTCGGGGGTCTCTTGCGGGGCTCTGGGGCCATGGAAGGAGGCTTGGGCCCTGGAGGCTCTCCATGGGGagagcctgcctgcctgccttagTCCTGGGGCTCGTCTTGAGTccagggccagatcctgccagcctcggggaggcagggagcggAGAAAAGAGGGCCCAGGGGTGCCTCCCGCCAGTGAGCACATGGCGATGCTTGATGGGCACCGTGCTGCGAGGAGCCGTGTCATGTCCGCAGCTGGGCGCAGGGACCGGCATGGCCACCCTGctcccatcctgctgctggATTTGGCGCTTTGGCTGTGGCTCCCCCTGCTCGGTGAGCACAGTCCTGCCGGTTGCACCCACTGCCCGGTAG
- the PRKAG3 gene encoding 5'-AMP-activated protein kinase subunit gamma-3 isoform X2, whose protein sequence is MSALVLWPSCPYPSLPHSSAPSHQLPVPPGWRAAVLCAAPVGWGMGGSVGSTPTPPRKEGSETLQLSSPARTGAGLPTGFPEALCPREEVEEEEEEDRQRSPRPVTFTLGNEILGLGPESEFQSPDAEVYMHFMRSHCCYDAIPTSCKLVVFDISLEIKKAFVALVANGVRAAPLWDSKTQSFVGECQQCRLAPSPTCLQGVWALLPAPRVSAGMLTITDFINILHRYYRSPLVQIYEVEEHKIETWREVYLQGSFKPLVYISPSDSLFDAVYSLIKHKIHRLPVIEPISGNVLHILTHKRILKFLHIFGSTIPKPRFLKKTVQELCIGTFRDVAVVPETAPIYAALEIFVDRRVSALPVINDAGQVVGLYSRFDVICQHNGVRGHVGGTERGHVSHSTWQPRRPTTTWTSACGRHCGSAPPAWRGSSPAIPMKPWRTSSTALQRSRSIALFWWTRTSTHGASSPSQTSSRPLCSLPQGQGSLLGRAGSTRPGHLHLAPLTHCLASTEPHSEDTREVQLSHLARGSLAGLWGHGRRLGPWRLSMGRACLPALVLGLVLSPGPDPASLGEAGSGEKRAQGCLPPVSTWRCLMGTVLRGAVSCPQLGAGTGMATLLPSCCWIWRFGCGSPCSVSTVLPVAPTAR, encoded by the exons ATGAGTGCATTGGTTCTCTGGCCATCCTGCCCATACCCCTCATTGCCCCACTCATCAGCTCCTTCCCAtcagctcccagtgcccccaggctggagagcagcagtgcTCTGTGCTGCCCCTGTGGGGTGGGGAATGGGGGGTTCTGTGGGGagcacccccactccccccaggAAGGAGGGCTCTGAGACCTTACAGCTCAGCTCACCAGCCAGGACTGGGGCAGGTTTGCCTACAGGGTTCCCAGAGGCCTTGTGCcccagggaggaggtggaggaggaggaggaagaggacagGCAAAGGAGCCCAAGACCTGTCACCTTTACACTGGGCAACGAGATACTGGGGCTGGGCCCGGAGAGTGAGTTTCAGAGCCCTGATGCTGAGGTCTACATGCACTTCATGAGGAGCCACTGCTGCTACGATGCCATCCCCACTAGCTGCAAGCTGGTTGTCTTCGACATCTCTCTGGAG ATTAAGAAAGCCTTTGTCGCACTGGTGGCCAATGGGGTTCGTGCTGCCCCACTCTGGGACAGCAAGACGCAGAGCTTTGTGGGTGAGTGCCAGCAGTGCCGCCTGGCCCCTTCCCCTACCTGCCTGCAAGGGGTGTGGGCATTGCTGCCAGCCCCACGTGTCTCCGCAGGGATGCTGACTATCACCGACTTCATCAACATCCTCCACCGCTACTACCGCTCGCCCCTG GTTCAGATCTACGAGGTGGAGGAGCACAAGATTGAGACCTGGCGAG AGGTGTACCTGCAGGGCTCCTTCAAGCCGCTGGTCTACATCTCCCCGAGTGATAG CCTTTTCGACGCTGTCTACTCCCTGATCAAGCACAAGATCCACCGCCTGCCTGTCATCGAGCCCATCTCGGGCAACGTCCTTCACATCCTGACGCACAAACGCATCCTCAAGTTCCTTCACATCTTT GGCTCCACCATCCCCAAGCCACGcttcctgaagaaaacagtGCAGGAGCTGTGCATCGGCACCTTCCGTGACGTGGCTGTCGTGCCTGAGACTGCGCCCATCTATGCCGCCCTGGAGATCTTTGTGGACCGCCGCGTCTCTGCCCTGCCTGTCATCAATGATGCTG GGCAAGTGGTCGGCCTCTACTCCCGGTTCGACGTCATT TGCCAGCACAATGGGGTGCGAGGACATGTCGGGGGCACTGAGCGGGGCCAcgtctcccacagcacctggcAGCCCAGAAGACCTACAACAACCTGGACATCAGCGTGCGGGAGGCACTGCGGCAGCGCACCACCTGCCTGGAGGGGGTCCTCACCTGCTATCCCCATGAAACCATGGAGGACATCATCGACCGCATTGCAAAGGAGCAG GTCCATCGCCTTGTTCTGGTGGACGAGAACCAGTACCCACGGGGCATCGTCTCCCTCTCAGACATCCTCCAGGCCCTTGTGCTCACTCCCGCAG GGACAGGGCTCACTCCTGGGCCGCGCTGGGAGCACACGGCCCGGCCACCTTCACCTGGCTCCTCTCACCCACTGCCTG GCATCGACCGAGCCTCACTCTGAAGACACCAGGGAAGTGCAGTTGTCTCATCTGGCTCGGGGGTCTCTTGCGGGGCTCTGGGGCCATGGAAGGAGGCTTGGGCCCTGGAGGCTCTCCATGGGGagagcctgcctgcctgccttagTCCTGGGGCTCGTCTTGAGTccagggccagatcctgccagcctcggggaggcagggagcggAGAAAAGAGGGCCCAGGGGTGCCTCCCGCCAGTGAGCACATGGCGATGCTTGATGGGCACCGTGCTGCGAGGAGCCGTGTCATGTCCGCAGCTGGGCGCAGGGACCGGCATGGCCACCCTGctcccatcctgctgctggATTTGGCGCTTTGGCTGTGGCTCCCCCTGCTCGGTGAGCACAGTCCTGCCGGTTGCACCCACTGCCCGGTAG